A genomic region of Cyprinus carpio isolate SPL01 chromosome B11, ASM1834038v1, whole genome shotgun sequence contains the following coding sequences:
- the plppr3b gene encoding phospholipid phosphatase-related protein type 3: MMTAREKIRKKPPKDSLTLLPCFYFVELPIVASSMVSLYFLELTDVLQPAQVGFRCHDRSLSMPYVDSGDELIPLLMLLSLAFAGPAASIMIGEGLLYCMQSKLKVRPGIEGSINAGGCNFNSFLRRTVRFVGVHVFGLCATALVTDVIQLATGYHTPFFLTVCKPNYTVPGVSCDKNPYITKDICSGQDQHAILSARKTFPSQHATLSSFAAVYISMYFNSTISDSTKLLKPVLVFAFAIAAALTGLTQITQYRSHPIDVYVGFCIGAGIAAYLAFHAVANFKSPEDTIIPQPPPLQKDALRALAQRGHDSVYNKGHASESNEEITSPACLDGLNRPVQREKTSLGSLKRASVDVELLAPRSPMGKETMVTFSNTLPRATAPEEPTRRLVTVPVPVPLDPMRSHQLVSEWKQKSMEMRGGSLPDEDTSDQGSDGGNDTTTEEDSAHSSVYSSVQPSAKPANPPAGARVVMPPRPPAQPSVPPPVSPKSASTRAKWLSITEKSGANIPVHKAGNQPRIMQVIAMSKQQGLLSGSAKSSETSSSSGTSSITGTESSPNRSERDNGSGIITVDAHAPHHPVVRMTSNPNNPWEWRGSSDGNMAESYELKNLNRDCSRSYRNKRSSSPCSSTSEADHGPPQPPLPPQLPPMGHTSESRSLRRKTPLVLLDREGNLNHMEQDNYYKKLQSGRHFKE; encoded by the exons ATGATGACTGCACGTGAAAAAATCAGGAAGAAACCGCCCAAAGACAGTCTGACGCTGTTACCATGCTTCTATTTCGTAGAG CTACCCATTGTGGCGTCCTCCATGGTTTCACTCTACTTCCTGGAACTGACGGATGTGCTCCAGCCGGCGCAGGTGGGATTCCGCTGCCATGACCGCTCACTCAGCATGCCGTACGTGGACAGCGGCGATGAGCTCATCCCTCTGCTCATGCTCCTGAGTCTGGCGTTCGCCGGCCCCGCTGCCTCT ATCATGATTGGTGAAGGTCTGCTGTATTGTATGCAGTCCAAACTGAAGGTCCGTCCAGGGATTGAAGGAAGCATAAATGCTGGTGGATGTAATTTTAACTCTTTCCTGCGGAGAACCGTTCGTTTTGTCG GGGTTCATGTGTTCGGTCTTTGTGCAACAGCACTGGTTACGGATGTCATCCAGTTGGCCACTGGCTACCACACACCATTCTTTCTCACAGTGTGCAAACCCAATTATACTGTCCCAGGTGTGTCCTGTGACAAGAACCCTTACATCACCAAAGACATTTGCTCTGGCCAGGATCAGCATGCTATTCTGTCTGCCAG GAAAACCTTCCCTTCCCAGCATGCAACCCTCTCTTCCTTTGCTGCTGTTTATATTTCA ATGTACTTCAACTCAACAATCTCTGATAGCACCAAGCTGCTCAAACCCGTTCTGGTGTTTGCCTTTGCTATTGCGGCTGCATTGACGGGTCTCACTCAGATCACCCAGTACCGCAGTCACCCGATCGATGTTTACGTTGGGTTCTGTATTGGTGCTGGTATTGCAGCGTACTTG GCTTTCCATGCTGTTGCCAACTTTAAATCTCCAGAGGACACCATTATCCCGCAGCCTCCTCCTCTGCAGAAGGATGCTTTGAGAGCTCTGGCCCAGAGAGGCCATGACTCTGTCTATAATAAAGGCCATGCCTCTGAGAGCAATGAGGAAATAACATCACCAGCATGTCTAGATGGGCTGAACCGGCCTGTACAGCGGGAGAAAACCTCGTTGGGAAGCTTAAAGAGAGCCAGCGTCGACGTGGAGCTACTGGCGCCTCGCAGCCCAATGGGTAAGGAAACGATGGTAACCTTCAGCAACACATTACCCCGTGCTACAGCTCCAGAGGAGCCAACGAGGCGTCTGGTGACAGTACCTGTTCCAGTACCACTGGACCCCATGCGGTCACATCAATTAGTGTCTGAATGGAAGCAAAAGTCAATGGAGATGCGAGGTGGCAGCTTGCCTGACGAGGACACCAGCGATCAGGGCTCAGACGGCGGCAACGACACAACCACAGAGGAGGATAGCGCCCACTCTTCAGTCTATTCATCTGTTCAACCATCAGCCAAACCGGCTAACCCACCTGCAGGGGCAAGGGTAGTGATGCCCCCTCGCCCCCCAGCACAGCCCTCGGTCCCTCCGCCTGTGTCCCCTAAAAGTGCCAGCACTCGGGCCAAATGGCTGTCCATCACAGAGAAAAGTGGTGCTAATATTCCAGTTCATAAGGCAGGAAATCAGCCTCGGATCATGCAGGTCATTGCCATGTCAAAGCAACAGGGACTCCTGTCTGGATCGGCCAAATCCTCAGAGACCTCGTCCTCTTCTGGTACCTCATCCATCACGGGCACAGAATCATCGCCTAATCGTTCAGAACGTGACAACGGTTCAGGCATCATCACGGTTGATGCCCACGCCCCCCACCACCCCGTAGTCCGTATGACCTCCAACCCCAATAACCCCTGGGAGTGGAGAGGATCTTCTGACGGAAACATGGCTGAGTCGTACGAGCTTAAAAACCTCAACCGCGACTGTTCCCGCAGTTACCGCAACAAGAGGAGCAGTTCTCCTTGTTCCTCCACCAGTGAGGCTGACCACGGGCCGCCCCAGCCACCGCTTCCCCCTCAACTCCCCCCCATGGGTCACACCTCAGAGAGTCGCAGTCTGCGCCGCAAGACCCCTCTAGTTCTATTGGATAGAGAGGGCAATCTGAACCACATGGAACAGGACAACTACTACAAAAAGTTACAAAGTGGCAGGCATTTCAAAGAGTGA
- the med16 gene encoding mediator of RNA polymerase II transcription subunit 16 — protein MMEIAYVCEWEKRPKSNHCPSIPLVCAWSCRNLIAFTTDLKNEEDDKDLSHMIHVIDTDHPWDVNSINSGHTEVISCLEWDQSGSRLLSADGDGQIKCWGMTEHLVNSWECTQSSSVDGDPIVALSWLHNGVKLALHVEKSGSTNFGEKFSRVKFSPSLTLFGGKPMEGWLAVTVSGLVTVSLLKPNGTLLTASESLCRLRGRVALADIAFTGGGNIVVAATDGSSSSPVQFYKVCVSVVNEKCRIDTELLPSLFMRCTTDPVRRDKYPAVTHLKFLTRENSEQVLLCASSQMGSIVECWSLRKEGLPVNNIFQHRSPVVGEKQPMILKWRILSATNDLDRVSAVALPKLPISISNTDLKVASDTKFFPGLGLALAFHDGSIQILHRLSLHTMGVFYGSSGSSQRVGEEPAIKRQRAGGPTLHFKALQFSWTSLALVGVDNHGKLHMIRVSPSMGQLLDMNTLLRHLLFLLEYCMVTGYDWWDVLLHAQPSMVHNLLEKLHEEYMRQNQALQQVLSTRIVAVKASLCKLSSATAARACDFHAKLLLIAISSTLKSLLRPHVLNTPDKSPGDRLSEICAKNTDTDIDKVMINLKTEEFVLDGPPLQSLQQLIQWVGDFVLYLLANLPNQGSIVRPGFGFLRDGASLGMLREMLVMIRIWGLLKPGCLPIYTATSDNQDSMFLLFRLLTKLWLCSRDESHPQDPDETLIDECCLLPSQLLVPSMDWLPINDGVITKVQSKHPLRLQFGKPYTLPGVNPNTQVEVFREPASQRMDHLRCLHLGISPTEDSKACTRCGCVTMLRSPNKTNAMRQWEQRWIKNCLCGGLWRRIPSTLT, from the exons ATGATGGAGATCGCGTATGTTTGCGAGTGGGAGAAGAGACCCAAGAGCAACCACTGCCCGTCGATCCCTCTGGTGTGCGCCTGGTCCTGTAGAAACCTCATCGCCTTCACCACTGACCTGAAGAATGAGGAGGATGACAAAG ATCTGAGTCATATGATACACGTCATTGACACTGATCACCCCTGGGATGTGAACTCCATCAACTCTGGTCACACTGAGGTCATTTCCTGTCTGGAGTGGGACCAGTCAG GTTCGAGGCTGTTGTCTGCTGATGGAGATGGCCAGATCAAGTGTTGGGGAATGACAGAGCACCTGGTGAACAGCTGGGAGTGCACACAGAGCAGCTCAGTGGACGGAGACCCCATCGTAGCCCTCTCATGGTTACACAATGGAGTTAAACTCGCCCTGCATGTTGAAAAG TCTGGCTCTACGAACTTTGGAGAGAAGTTTTCCCGGGTGAagttctctccctctctcacgtTGTTTGGTGGGAAGCCCATGGAGGGCTGGTTAGCAGTGACGGTGAGTGGTCTGGTGACCGTGTCACTGTTAAAGCCGAACGGGACCCTGCTGACGGCCAGCGAGAGCCTGTGCAGGCTGAGGGGCCGCGTGGCGCTGGCTGACATCGCCTTCACGGGCGGCGGGAATATAGTGGTGGCGGCCACCGATGGCAGCAGCTCTTCTCCGGTGCAGTTCTAtaaagtgtgtgtgagcgtggTGAATGAGAAGTGCCGCATCGACACCGAGCTCTTACCCTCGCTATTCATGCGCTGCACCACCGACCCCGTCCGGAGAGACAAATACCCCGCTGTCACTCACCTTAAATTCCTCACACGCGAAAACTCCGAACAG GTGCTGCTCTGTGCGTCCAGTCAGATGGGCAGCATTGTAGAGTGCTGGTCCCTGCGGAAGGAGGGTCTCCCAGTTAATAATATCTTTCAACATCGATCACCTGTGG TGGGTGAAAAGCAGCCAATGATTCTGAAGTGGCGTATCCTCTCAGCGACCAATGATCTGGACCGTGTGTCTGCTGTCGCTCTGCCCAAACTTCCCATCTCCATTTCGAACACTGATCTCAAAGTCGCCTCAGATACCAAGTTCTTCCCAGGCCTCG GTCTTGCCTTGGCCTTCCATGATGGCAGCATCCAGATTCTCCATCGCCTTTCCCTACACACCATGGGAGTGTTCTACGGTTCCTCTGGTTCCTCCCAGCGTGTCGGAGAAGAACCCGCCATTAAACGTCAGAGAGCTGGCGGCCCGACGCTGCACTTCAAAGCCCTTCAGTTCTCCTGGACATCTCTGGCTCTGGTGGGAGTGGACAATCATGGCAAG TTGCACATGATCCGAGTGTCTCCATCCATGGGCCAATTGTTGGACATGAACACACTCCTGCGGCACCTGCTGTTCCTCCTGGAGTACTGCATGGTGACGGGATATGACTGGTGGGACGTGCTGCTGCACGCGCAGCCAAGTATGGTGCATAACCTTCTGGAAAAGCTTCACGAGGAGTACATGAGACAAAACCAAGCGCTCCAGCAG GTTTTGTCCACCCGTATAGTGGCAGTAAAGGCGTCTCTGTGTAAACTGTCATCTGCCACTGCAGCAAGAGCCTGTGACTTCCACGCCAAACTGCTCCTCATCGCCATCAGCTCCACGCTGAAGTCTTTACTGAGACCTCATGTGCTCAACACCCCCGACAAGAGTCCTGGAGACCGTCTCTCTGAGATCTGTGCCAAAAACACTGACACCG atatTGATAAGGTGATGATTAATCTGAAGACAGAGGAGTTTGTTCTGGACGGACCACCCCTGCAATCCCTCCAGCAGCTCATTCAGTGGGTGGGAGACTTTGTTCTTTATCTGCTGGCCAACCTGCCCAACCAG GGTTCTATCGTGCGTCCAGGGTTTGGGTTCCTGCGGGACGGTGCGTCTCTGGGCATGCTCAGAGAGATGCTGGTGATGATCCGTATCTGGGGCCTGTTAAAACCAGGCTGTTTGCCCATCTACACGGCCACATCTGACAACCAAGACAGCATGTTTCTGCTCTTCCGCCTGCTCACCAAACTTTGGCTTTGCT CTCGAGATGAGAGTCACCCGCAGGACCCTGATGAGACGTTGATTGATGAGTGCTGTCTGCTGCCCAGTCAGCTCCTGGTACCCAGCATGGACTGGCTGCCCATCAACGACGGTGTTATCACTAAGGTCCAGAGCAAACACCCGCTCAGACTGCAGTTCGGCAAACCGTACACCCTGCCCGGAGTCAACCCTAACACACAGGTGGAGGTGTTCAG AGAACCAGCATCTCAGAGGATGGACCACCTGCGATGTTTACATTTGGGCATCTCTCCAACAGAGGACAGCAAAGCCTGCACCAG GTGTGGCTGTGTCACCATGCTGAGATCCccaaataaaaccaatgccatgaGACAGTGGGAGCAGCGCTGGATCAAGAACTGTCTGTGTGGAGGTCTCTGGAGAAGAATCCCCTCCACACTAACATAA
- the LOC109061748 gene encoding membralin-like isoform X1 — translation MSDNQGNVNNNVPLNNNGGPNRIRNPAMNQNPLINVRDRLFHALFFKMAVTYARLFPPSFRRIFEFLVLLKALFMLFILAYIHIAFSRSPINCLEHVREKWPRDGILRVEIQRNSSRAPIFLQFSETEGIQGLVKESEDGSETRQPLVPTDTEEEEEMTMEMFDNSTVQFELDIEPRLNPSMSGGVPGSSLNDSQDLSFSQAPSKGMQPLRETVSEIEMLTRAVWPQEEYIVEYSLEYGFLRLSQATRQRLNIPVMVVTLDPMKDQCFGDGFSRFLLDECLGYDDILMSSVKALAENEENKGFLRNVVSGEHYRFVSMWMARTSYLAAFVIMVIFTLSVSMLLRYSHHQIFVFIVDLLQMLEMNMTIAFPAAPLLTVILALVGMEAIMSEFFNDTTTAFYIILIVWLADQYDAICCHTNTSKRHWLRFFYLYHFAFYAYHYRFNGQYSSLALVTSWLFIQHSMIYFFHHYELPAILQQIRIQEMLLQNQQVGQGNQTALQDNLNNNTSSAAPAGQANAAANANTNGQDLQAAQDQPQLEAHNGLVVNTGLPGEPSNSDLDWMAEIAIGPDVLSVPHLVDSLLEPGRIQEPASSGAGVTELRASSSAGENQVGNMSAASASAGQSCAQGLGPPGGGGGQTESETSSQMTSHTDCRVAETLKGATDWDDKTETKSDSSDSHSAPA, via the exons ATGTCTGACAACCAGGGCAATGTGAACAACAACGTCCCACTGAACAACAACGGCGGGCCGAACCGGATCCGGAACCCCGCGATGAACCAGAACCCACTGATCAACGTGCGAGACAGACTCTTCCACGCCTTGTTCTTTAAGATGGCAGTCACGTACGCCAGACTCTTCCCACCGTCCTTCAGACGAATATTCGAGTTCCTCGTCTTGTTAAAG GCGTTGTTTATGCTCTTCATCCTGGCCTACATCCACATTGCCTTCTCACGCTCTCCGATCAACTGCCTGGAGCATGTGCGGGAGAAATGGCCCCGCGACGGCATCCTGCGTGTGGAGATCCAGCGCAACTCCAGCCGTGCACCCATCTTTCTGCAGTTCTCGGAGACGGAGGGAATCCAGGGCCTCGTGAAAGAATCAGAGGACGGAAGTGAAACCAGACAGCCATTGGTGCCCACAGACactgaagaggaggaagagatgACCATGGAGATGTTTGACAACAGCACAGTACAG TTTGAGCTCGACATCGAGCCACGTCTGAATCCGTCGATGAGTGGCGGTGTTCCTGGCTCCAGCCTGAACGATTCCCAGGATCTGTCCTTCAGTCAGGCCCCCTCTAAAGGTATGCAGCCGCTGAGGGAGACTGTCTCCGAGATTGAGATGCTAACTCGAGCAG tgtGGCCCCAAGAAGAGTATATTGTTGAATATTCTTTGGAATATGGTTTCCTACGGCTGTCCCAGGCCACACGGCAGCGACTCAACATCCCTGTTATGGTGGTGACCCTGG ACCCCATGAAGGATCAGTGCTTTGGCGATGGTTTCAGTCGCTTCCTCCTGGATGAATGTCTGGGTTATGATGATATCCTGATGTCCAGTGTGAAGGCTTTAGCAGAGAACGAGGAAAACAAAG ggtttctGAGGAACGTGGTTTCTGGAGAACACTACCGTTTTGTCAGTATGTGGATGGCTCGTACCTCCTACCTAGCTGCCTTTGTAATCATGGTTATCTTT actctATCCGTGTCCATGCTGCTGCGGTACTCGCACCaccagatttttgtttttatag TGGACCTTCTCCAGATGTTGGAGATGAATATGACCATTGCCTTCCCTGCTGCCCCTCTCCTCACTGTCATCCTGGCTCTTGTGG GGATGGAGGCCATCATGTCTGAGTTTTTCAATGACACAACCACTGCCTTCTACATCATCCTCATTGTTTGGTTGGCAGACCAATATGATGCCATCTGCTGCCACACCAATACAAGCAAGCGCCACTGGCTCAG ATTCTTTTATCTGTATCACTTTGCCTTCTATGCGTATCATTACCGATTTAACGGCCAGTACAGCAGTCTTGCTCTGGTCACCTCCTGGCTCTTCATTCAG CACTCAATGATCTATTTTTTCCACCACTACGAGCTTCCGGCCATCCTGCAGCAGATCCGGATCCAGGAGATGCTGCTTCAAAATCAGCAGGTGGGTCAAGGAAACCAGACTGCATTGCAGGACAATCTCAACAACAACACTAGCAGTGCTGCACCCGCCGGCCAGGCTAACGCTGCTGCTAATGCGAACACTAACGGCCAGGACCTGCAAGCCGCACAAGACCAACCTCAGCTCGAAGCTCACAATGGCTTGGTGGTAAATACTGGTCTGCCCGGCGAACCATCAAACTCCGACCTCGACTGGATGGCCGAGATCGCCATTGGCCCAGACGTCCTGTCAGTTCCACATTTGGTTGACTCTCTTTTGGAGCCAGGAAGGATCCAGGAACCGGCGTCATCGGGTGCAGGTGTAACAGAGCTGCGTGCTTCGAGCTCTGCAGGAGAGAACCAAGTTGGAAACATGAGCGCAGCCAGTGCTTCTGCGGGACAGAGTTGTGCTCAGGGTCTGGGTCCCCCTGGTGGTGGAGGAGGGCAGACGGAATCTGAAACTTCCTCGCAAATGACTTCACACACAGACTGCAGAGTTGCAGAAACGCTTAAAGGCGCCACGGACTGGGACGACAAGACGGAGACCAAAAGCGATAGCTCGGACTCCCACTCTGCCCCAGCTTGA
- the LOC109061748 gene encoding membralin-like isoform X2 encodes MSDNQGNVNNNVPLNNNGGPNRIRNPAMNQNPLINVRDRLFHALFFKMAVTYARLFPPSFRRIFEFLVLLKALFMLFILAYIHIAFSRSPINCLEHVREKWPRDGILRVEIQRNSSRAPIFLQFSETEGIQGLVKESEDGSETRQPLVPTDTEEEEEMTMEMFDNSTVQFELDIEPRLNPSMSGGVPGSSLNDSQDLSFSQAPSKVWPQEEYIVEYSLEYGFLRLSQATRQRLNIPVMVVTLDPMKDQCFGDGFSRFLLDECLGYDDILMSSVKALAENEENKGFLRNVVSGEHYRFVSMWMARTSYLAAFVIMVIFTLSVSMLLRYSHHQIFVFIVDLLQMLEMNMTIAFPAAPLLTVILALVGMEAIMSEFFNDTTTAFYIILIVWLADQYDAICCHTNTSKRHWLRFFYLYHFAFYAYHYRFNGQYSSLALVTSWLFIQHSMIYFFHHYELPAILQQIRIQEMLLQNQQVGQGNQTALQDNLNNNTSSAAPAGQANAAANANTNGQDLQAAQDQPQLEAHNGLVVNTGLPGEPSNSDLDWMAEIAIGPDVLSVPHLVDSLLEPGRIQEPASSGAGVTELRASSSAGENQVGNMSAASASAGQSCAQGLGPPGGGGGQTESETSSQMTSHTDCRVAETLKGATDWDDKTETKSDSSDSHSAPA; translated from the exons ATGTCTGACAACCAGGGCAATGTGAACAACAACGTCCCACTGAACAACAACGGCGGGCCGAACCGGATCCGGAACCCCGCGATGAACCAGAACCCACTGATCAACGTGCGAGACAGACTCTTCCACGCCTTGTTCTTTAAGATGGCAGTCACGTACGCCAGACTCTTCCCACCGTCCTTCAGACGAATATTCGAGTTCCTCGTCTTGTTAAAG GCGTTGTTTATGCTCTTCATCCTGGCCTACATCCACATTGCCTTCTCACGCTCTCCGATCAACTGCCTGGAGCATGTGCGGGAGAAATGGCCCCGCGACGGCATCCTGCGTGTGGAGATCCAGCGCAACTCCAGCCGTGCACCCATCTTTCTGCAGTTCTCGGAGACGGAGGGAATCCAGGGCCTCGTGAAAGAATCAGAGGACGGAAGTGAAACCAGACAGCCATTGGTGCCCACAGACactgaagaggaggaagagatgACCATGGAGATGTTTGACAACAGCACAGTACAG TTTGAGCTCGACATCGAGCCACGTCTGAATCCGTCGATGAGTGGCGGTGTTCCTGGCTCCAGCCTGAACGATTCCCAGGATCTGTCCTTCAGTCAGGCCCCCTCTAAAG tgtGGCCCCAAGAAGAGTATATTGTTGAATATTCTTTGGAATATGGTTTCCTACGGCTGTCCCAGGCCACACGGCAGCGACTCAACATCCCTGTTATGGTGGTGACCCTGG ACCCCATGAAGGATCAGTGCTTTGGCGATGGTTTCAGTCGCTTCCTCCTGGATGAATGTCTGGGTTATGATGATATCCTGATGTCCAGTGTGAAGGCTTTAGCAGAGAACGAGGAAAACAAAG ggtttctGAGGAACGTGGTTTCTGGAGAACACTACCGTTTTGTCAGTATGTGGATGGCTCGTACCTCCTACCTAGCTGCCTTTGTAATCATGGTTATCTTT actctATCCGTGTCCATGCTGCTGCGGTACTCGCACCaccagatttttgtttttatag TGGACCTTCTCCAGATGTTGGAGATGAATATGACCATTGCCTTCCCTGCTGCCCCTCTCCTCACTGTCATCCTGGCTCTTGTGG GGATGGAGGCCATCATGTCTGAGTTTTTCAATGACACAACCACTGCCTTCTACATCATCCTCATTGTTTGGTTGGCAGACCAATATGATGCCATCTGCTGCCACACCAATACAAGCAAGCGCCACTGGCTCAG ATTCTTTTATCTGTATCACTTTGCCTTCTATGCGTATCATTACCGATTTAACGGCCAGTACAGCAGTCTTGCTCTGGTCACCTCCTGGCTCTTCATTCAG CACTCAATGATCTATTTTTTCCACCACTACGAGCTTCCGGCCATCCTGCAGCAGATCCGGATCCAGGAGATGCTGCTTCAAAATCAGCAGGTGGGTCAAGGAAACCAGACTGCATTGCAGGACAATCTCAACAACAACACTAGCAGTGCTGCACCCGCCGGCCAGGCTAACGCTGCTGCTAATGCGAACACTAACGGCCAGGACCTGCAAGCCGCACAAGACCAACCTCAGCTCGAAGCTCACAATGGCTTGGTGGTAAATACTGGTCTGCCCGGCGAACCATCAAACTCCGACCTCGACTGGATGGCCGAGATCGCCATTGGCCCAGACGTCCTGTCAGTTCCACATTTGGTTGACTCTCTTTTGGAGCCAGGAAGGATCCAGGAACCGGCGTCATCGGGTGCAGGTGTAACAGAGCTGCGTGCTTCGAGCTCTGCAGGAGAGAACCAAGTTGGAAACATGAGCGCAGCCAGTGCTTCTGCGGGACAGAGTTGTGCTCAGGGTCTGGGTCCCCCTGGTGGTGGAGGAGGGCAGACGGAATCTGAAACTTCCTCGCAAATGACTTCACACACAGACTGCAGAGTTGCAGAAACGCTTAAAGGCGCCACGGACTGGGACGACAAGACGGAGACCAAAAGCGATAGCTCGGACTCCCACTCTGCCCCAGCTTGA